The sequence CATAGCCGTGATACACATAGGTAATAACACAGTATATTCCTATTGTCACTTTAATTGTTAAACCTCTATTGTTATTGTTGGCCTCTATATATCCTATAGTTTACATATTTGCAAATGATCAGTCATGTGTAGGGTTTATGAAGACgtctaattgagtgaattgctaGAATTTATAAGATTAAAAAAATCCTAAACAAATGAAAAGTGgtgttatgttttgttttttaaatctatACATTTTCCTTTCCTGTCCAGCAGTTCCTTGGTtatctgttcctgggaaagctgggtgacaaccaatatggctagtTTTACACTGTTGTCGTGTTTGGGGCAAAGGTATATTGCtgctttcttgcagctacaaaTTATAACTATAAcactgccatctggtggtcatAAAGTACCTAACATGTAAAGATTAGATCATACTGGACTATTTTTTTCCTACCTAGGGCTATTTTgtgcagtgcttcaggccaggcggGTGTTCGGgaagtctattcatgtaaaaatcttaaagccatgtacctgatggtaaccGATACACATAAGATGTCAGTCGTTTTAGTAAAAAGGGAAGGAAGCTGCTGACAATCCTATATTGACTAGGGAAACAGTAAATCTAAGGGGAACGCCCTGGCCACCCCCATTCATTACATTATTAAATTCTTTAAATTTAAAGAATTAGGTGCTTTCAGCCATCATTTATGTATTGTGTTTTTATTGCCTTTACTATTGTCTCTGCCAGTGATGTATTGAGGAAGCATTAGGAGATATAATGGTGATACCAGAATTATACTAGTGCTGACTGACAGGTTCAGATAGAAGATAATGTATGTCATTAAACAATCTATGTCTTATTTTTCATGCAGGTTTTCAACAAGTTTTGCTTATTATGGGCTCGCTATGAATCTACAGAAATTGGGAATCAGCATCTACCTCGTGCAgttctgttttggtgccattGATGTCCCAGCCAAGTTTGTGGCAGCATTGACAATGAGCTATGTAGGGTGACGGGTGATACAGGCCATGTTACTTATTCTTGCTGGTGCCATGATAATTGCAAATATATTCATACCAGTAGGTAACTTGAACATACTGTAATCCCTAGTCTTACAGGAGTTAAAAATATGTGTGTCTGGGCTCAGGCTGGGTGATccctctcagccagtgattggtgggAGTGTGTTTAGCCTGCATGTAAAAAGCAGGTAGTGGCAGCCAGCCAGGatcagggtaggtaagtataggggttttttttgttgtttttatttttatcccaGCATGAGCTCAGACACACATTTTATTTTGCTGGAAACCCCCTCTAATTCAGCATAGTCTATATAAAGGACTACTTTGTGTTTACACACTCATGCTTTTTCATAGTATTTATATGAGTGCTGTGCACatatggggaaatttatcaaggtacTTGTGCTGTTTTACTGAGGTTTATTGGTTTCTGTGGCCTAAGTTCTTTCATGTAGTTTTGTGTTGTGCATATTCCGTTTGCACTGTTGGTTCTgtattataattaaaggggtattccgcttaaacttaacttttcatatgttgcttcctatggtgagactaacaattccatcCAAACTTTTTAttgtcttttcagtctcctttccccagttctcagctgctgctttctgctgaagacacaaaaactgtgtttGAGCTGTTCTCATCCTTCCTCCCTTCCCAGACGGCTGATGTAGAcaaggaggattaatcacagtgagttcatcagcaacttgacctcagattaaccatcccagcattacaaagaaaccacAAAGCTGCAGataagccagtcagggacttgtttacatcagcatcTCAGAAGAGTGAGAGGGAGAAATGGAGACAAAAGCTCACACACTGATTTTTGTGGCtttagtagaaagcagcagctcagaactgggtgaaGTAGACTTATTAAATAATAACAAGTGTGAAagcaattgttagtcttaccatgggcagaaacatatgaaaCGTTAAGCTTAATACTCAAGCTTAATTGGAGATAAATTGTAATAAGAGTCACAGGGGTGATGCTGTTCTTGCAAGAAAGAAGCTGTGATTTTTTTCTCCCCTTTAAGATGGGCATGTGGTTTAACTTGTGTTGTGTATtacatactatttttttttgtcatttctgAACTTTTTTAAAGAGTAgccaaatttaattttttttttcttgtggcacagatcatgtccccaaaacggatccataacacctacagatgtgtatggagccatatgatctgcatgtgtgacagtggccataatgtcacatgatctaATCTAATTCCTAGgacaaaaagagggacatgtaaggggcaaagagggacagagggacgtgggtcaaaagtagtaactgtccctccaaaagagggacacttgggaggtatgctactGAGATAAGGTAAGCCCTGCGGATTTATAATGGGGTCTATGGAAAAAGAGGGGAGCAACTGAAGGCTTTCTCCATAAGTCAGATGTTTCTTCTGAAACTTAACTGGCTGGTCATAATCTtaaacattgtaaaaaaaaataaaaaaataaaaaaaaatagcagaaaaCATTTAGGTCTGGACAACATTAACATAGGAGTAAGTTGAAGATCCTGGGCCTCAATACAAAATCCATTATAGGGCCCCTCACTATTTGTCATGTATACGTATAATACTTCCTATTTGACATCCCTTCAGACTCCAGTGCCTGAGTACAATTGTTACCTTTGCATCCCCTATTTTCAAGCCTCTGAACTAGGGTATACTATGTACTATGGAAAACATACTCAGCTTGGGAACCAGTATAGGGCTTACTGTTTCCAATACAATGCTGTTGGTCAAGTGGGATTTATAGTGAGGCAAATCAGCACGAGATAAAATAGTGGCTAGTCTCTGCTATGTACCCTATTGTTGAAACACTATTTTTGTTGGTGACAGTCATCATTATTATATTAGGCTATGGCTATAATAGGCTAAATAAGCAACATTGGAAATATAATAAAACTGTGCTAAAGGCCTTACCATCTTCCTTATTTGCTACAGTCAAACAGGTATGGGATTCTCAGACATGAATGCTAGAGTCGGGTCCGTGGTTGCACCAATGATTCATTTAATTGGAGATCACATCCCCATTCTGCCAGCTGTCATCTTTGGCACGGCTCCTGTCTTATTGGGAATTGCTGCTATTTGTCTGCTCACCGAGACTCACAATCAGCCTCTGACTGACACCATCAAAGAGGTTGAAGAAAGGTAAGTTGTCTATGGAATTACATTTTTATGGGGTAGCATCAACCTTAAAGTTAGGATAACCCGAGCATCCATGGCAATAAATGGATCACCAATGATCCACCTGAAAGTGCCATTGATCACCTTCACATCAGCGTAGTAATTGTtggacacacatacagtatatcatgtaGTATTGACAATCCTAATGGATTATAAGCATAAGGGCTTATCACTTATCACATCTATAGTGTTATCATTATGGGATATCCAAGACATTTCTGCTCCAATACACTACATATACTTTTCAAGGAAGTGAAGCCAGGAATGAAAAATCTTTTTGGTACTCGGCTTTTTGTTCAGGCTTAAGAGCAGATTATTACATAtgcttttttgttattttttcctcAGGAGGCTAAAACTGATTTTGATAAAAGAAGATAAACGGAAAATGGAGCTTGCATTACTATCCCCAATACCGGACCCCTTAAAAGACACAGTATGAAAACGTTCAATCGTGAGGTCTCAACACCCCCATGTTGCGCATTGACAACTTAATTATCTCAAATAAGAGCCATGTGGATTATAAACTATTACTTCTGCTCTAAAATATTACATACTGAAGGACAATGGAGCAAACGTACCATTAATATGTGTATTTACTAAGGTAACACTCAAAGTGCAATCTGGGGTTGTTTCTGCACTCAACAGTTACCTGTAGATATAAATACCTGAGCTGTCATCTTGTGTGATCTTGTCATAGGGGCTGTCACGTAccctgtataaaatatatatatatatatatatatatatatatatatatatatatatatatcttcattgttgTAACTCCCCCACTTGTATAAGTGTCACAAGAGACCTAGAGTCTCATTGATATTCACGATGTACAAGCTATATATAGTATCTATGTAATTGTATAATATGTGATGAAGGCGAACATTATTTCCTTGTGTAAAGTATCTTAAATAAAGTGCTTGTTTTTACAGTTGACTTGTTGTCCTggtttgtttgtactgtaaaccATCAAATTATTTCTTCTGTGCtcaattttattactttatttagGACAATGAACTTGGAAAAGCAGCAGACATGCAAATATGTAAAAGTATATGTGTGCTGGATGATCAATGACCGCTCCTGAACTTCTGAGCATTTAGACCTCTGTTATACGGAGCCTCATA is a genomic window of Dendropsophus ebraccatus isolate aDenEbr1 chromosome 4, aDenEbr1.pat, whole genome shotgun sequence containing:
- the LOC138788073 gene encoding solute carrier family 22 member 6-like isoform X1, whose amino-acid sequence is MTECFQSSSLVICSWESWVTTNMASFTLLSCLGQRFSTSFAYYGLAMNLQKLGISIYLVQFCFGAIDVPAKFVAALTMSYSPFPSSQLLLSAEDTKTVFELFSSFLPSQTADVDKED
- the LOC138788073 gene encoding solute carrier family 22 member 6-like isoform X3, with the translated sequence MTECFQSSSLVICSWESWVTTNMASFTLLSCLGQRFSTSFAYYGLAMNLQKLGISIYLVQFCFGAIDVPAKFVAALTMSYSNRYGILRHEC
- the LOC138788073 gene encoding solute carrier family 22 member 6-B-like isoform X4 encodes the protein MTECFQRFSTSFAYYGLAMNLQKLGISIYLVQFCFGAIDVPAKFVAALTMSYSPFPSSQLLLSAEDTKTVFELFSSFLPSQTADVDKED
- the LOC138788073 gene encoding solute carrier family 22 member 20-like isoform X2 translates to MTECFQSQTGMGFSDMNARVGSVVAPMIHLIGDHIPILPAVIFGTAPVLLGIAAICLLTETHNQPLTDTIKEVEERRLKLILIKEDKRKMELALLSPIPDPLKDTV